A stretch of DNA from Glycine max cultivar Williams 82 chromosome 18, Glycine_max_v4.0, whole genome shotgun sequence:
TTATAGCAAGCATGATGTGCAAGGACAGAGAAATTAGTCTAAACATattatatcattaaaataaaatattttgttttagtaatATTGAACATGACAAAAAATTCCCTCTCAAAGTttgttacaaataattttatgttccTAAGTTTCACTTGAAAGTAAAGGAACATTtgtattttagtaaatttttaatacaaGCACCAATCACAATTTAATTGACTAACCCCTATTAAGGGAAATAACAAAAGAGGAAATGGAATTGTCAAAGAAGGTATCTCCAGCAAGATATTTACTACATTCTATgttcttttttgtttgaaatgcaTAGTTTGAGGGATGATGTATTATAGGAAAGCTCAACAAGAAGTAGGGACAAATAACTACATGATTTCCCTTATGTTagtatgtttataatttttttcttcccatAATATAGATTTGGAGGCTACAATAGGTTGTGAATTATCCCCTGAGGCATGTGCCCAGGCAGATCTTAAGTTGACTTATGGTAAGCAAAAAGAAGAGCAAAAGCCTAAGGCCGCTGATATTGCTTTACTTATGCAAAGGTGGGTTCAATAATTATATGGATCAAACTTCatgtattttcttaattattgaaTGTTCAAGTCTATAGTTGCTTCTTTTTTACCccaattatttatgatttcagAAATGAAGCTCTTCTGGTCGcttttgatgttgttgttgttgaaactTCAAAAGAGGGAAAAGTGAAAGTTGATATCAATGGGAAACACAAGGTGCTATATATACATAAGCcctttatactttttatatgtATACTTTAGTTATGATTCAGAACATAGGGTTCTTCTTAAGTTTGGTTGAAAAGACTTAGCTGTTAATCTGTTGTAACAGGAATACAATAACTATTTTACTTTTGCTAGCTTCTGTTATTGAATTAGATTGCCATAATTGCTTTGGTtgatttcttttacttttcataCCTCCCTTTAGTCTATAGATAAAATATTcccttttcagattttttttcttttctttgaagcTTAGGTATGGCTTCCAAACACATCTTGAAAGAGCTCAACGATTTGCAGAATGATCCTTTTACGTCATGCAGATAAGCTTCTCGatccttttttctgttttttttcgtcttttttgttggggtgtatgtaacaaaaactattatttgtgattatatatttatatatttattgcaaTGTGTTATCTAATATATCTAATGTAAAGGAGTAGTGTGTGGAAATGTCCAAAATGGACATCTTTTATCTTAAATctagatttcattttttaaattcagaCATGAGTTTTGATTTAGATTATGTTGTAAcagttaattaattcaaaatatgctcttttatgataatttttatttgattttcattcattttttagattttgtttttttttctttaaagctTAGGTATGGCTTCGAAACACATCTTGAAAGAGCTCAAGGATCCGCAGAAAGATCCTCCTACATCATGGAGATGAGCTTCTTTATccctttctctgttttttttattttttgttggggTGTATGTAAAATAAGAATTGAaggagtttttgtttttatctttaaataaatttctcgAGGATCAGCAGAAAAATTCTTATACGTCATGCAAATGAGCTAGCTCCGATTTCTTCTTTTTGGGGATGTGTTTTGTGCCTAtgtaattttgtgtttgttttaattatCCATTTTCCTTTGTATTTTTTGATGTTGTGCTtccaatgttatttttttgttcatcGTAACATGTATacttatattttgatataagAAATGTAAATTTGGAAATTGTGTAGAGTGATAGTAAGAAATGTTAAGTAGTTTGTTGAAAGACAATGTTATTTAAGAAAACTTAGTTGTCTCTGGCCGAACTCCTAATTTAAATTTGGCATAGATATCATGGCTTATGTAGTGTCTTCAATGTCTTGCTATTTATCTAACACATGGCTCTatgtgaaaatatttaaatatttgtgggtcattaagaaaaatttaaaacctGTAAGGCATCCAGATGCAACAAGTGTAGATGATCATGATAAAGGTTAGgtgataactttatcaatattgaagaagaagaagaaattgatCAAGCTGAGATAGATGAAACAGGTGATAGTGATGGGCAGAGAAGAAAAGATGTAGATTTGACAACTTtgagagagataaaaaataaaaaactctctggtatttttttattattataaagatttgggacttgaaaaaaatatatctaatcaCAGAAAAGATGTAGATTTGACTgatttgagagagagaagaaaataaaaaaattgtttctctgCCTAACGATAGAAGACTAGACTAGGAAAGTTATACAGTAGAGAAAAAAATTCTTAGAGAAAATGTGCATATTTGACTATTTTGGGatagagaagaaaattaaaaaaaatatctctctCTACCCAATGAAAAGGTGAggctaagaaaaataaaaaaaaagctctctctccctctcttttCCATCTaactaagaaagaaaaaacgaaaaaaaaatggtagctTGTGCAACTAATGTCCATTAGAGACTACAAGATAAGATGGGACGGGACGGGATGGTAAGAAAAATTGTCATTCTTCCCTCCCTCAACCCATATGCAAAATACCTATCCATTAtttctatctttattttaagcctaagctttcattttctcttctcatCATCTCTCTCTTGGTTGGTGTTGTATTTTGGGTTTCTGTTAAGGTTTCATggtataaatatatgtaaaggAGTAGTAACagataaatttgtaattttaatggGTTTTGTTTCGTTGTTTCTTTTTGAGTTTATGGTCTCTATAATGTTCGTTGTTGCTCTTTGAGTTTAGGATTTCCATTTCATTGATTACAACATCAACACCGAAGAGTCAAGTATTGTCCTCAGAAATGGTATTCTTCTGCTAcccatttctttttttcttaatcgtTTTCTCGGTTTTGTCTAGTATTGGCCTCAGAAACGGTATTCTTCTGCTTCCCACTTTTTTCCTATGAATTTCTAAGACACAGGAGGGAGAGAAGAGAATATAGACAAGGAAAGTGAGATAGTTCTGAGTTGAtagcaaaacaacaaaaatctaAGTATGAACTCGGATTGAGTACCGATTCATGGGTGACAGTGATATTTTGCTTCTTCAAAAAAACACACATGAATGAATTATTAGCACTTTAGCGGGTAGAAtttcaaaccaaaaaaacaatgtgtctaaaACATTCAATATTTATAGTTAATGGATTAATTGGGGCCAATTATGTGTTCAATTTTTTGAAGGATATTTTTTCTGAATCCACTTGGGTGCAGAGAATTGATTTCTCTCttactattttttatcattcttcCATTTTTGAATGAGTCAACCCGTGCGTACCTCCCTGGTAAGTTAGCTAAGACAAAATGAGCGGGGAAATATGTTGTTGCAACAACTGAAAACTTGATTACTCTTCCTCTGTTCTCATGTTGTTgttaagtgtttatttttttcctcttgaCTTTGTTTGAGTGACTGTTGTTTAATCTTTTTTACCCTCTTGGCTAGCAGCTCAATTCTGCTTGTTGTTGTGATGTTGTGATTCAAAtttgctttttgtttttcatatttttcaaccattttaaaaaaatgtatttttgtccatatttctttcaatttacTTCTCCTGTTCTAAATTTTTTGTAATCtttgatgatatatttttttgttacatttttaaATAGAAAGATGGCTCACTTTCCAAACaagataaaagatataaatagaTCTAAAGAAACCCTATAACTTGTTGTCAGAATAACTGACCTTTGGTTTGTTGGAACACGAGACAAGTCCGAGCAAGCAGGGATGGTTATAGTAAATTCCAATGTATTGTTGGATATTtttgtgtaattgatctctttattatgttaaaataagagtgcacgcttgttttaatgtaataacaagATGTTCGGcttaggcaaattttggaagttacatggaagttactaaaacttccatcaacggttggaagttacatggaagttactaaaacttccatcaatggcagtttttaaaaagaaaaaaacttccatcaaccgccaaaaaccacatgttctttgatcataaataatcattctggttcagaaagcataacgggtgacaaaacatataagaccaaaacaaaactcttgaattataatcttctgattttatccgattgaacaattttggttgaaccccgaaatttgattcaatctgaaagtgttatacacgactttagatttatccagtattatctcaattttcaaattaaccaacaaaagattgaatcaaaatttttcgagatgacgaacgatagttcgaagatgacaagcaagtttgcgaagttggacaagtttgaagggcaggatttcagaagatggcagaagaagatgcactttctcttgacaacattgaatgtgGTGTATCTGCTGAGTACACCGATGTCGGTGTATATGGAAGATgaaactctggatcaaacaaggaagcgttcgaaatgggagaacgacgattgcatttgtcgtggacacattctgaacggtatgtctgactctctctttgatatttatcaaaatgttgagtctgctaaggaattatgggactctcttgaatccaagtatatggcagaagatgcctcaagtaacaaattcttagttagtaatttctttaattacaaaatgattgattcgaggtctgttatggaacaatataatgaactgatgcggattttgggtcaatttactcaacatgatttgaaaatggatgaatccattgcagtttcatctataattgataaactgtCTTCTTTTTGGAAAGACTTCAAGTATACCTTAaaacataagaaggaagagttgactctggttcaactcggtagtcatttcatgattgaggagtcgctgagggctcaggaaattgacaaagttaatgataaaaacgtagcaggttcctcttccgttaatatggtagaggaaagtggaacagttaagcaaaattacaatgctaaaggtaacaaatgaaaatttcaaggaaataagaacaaaggtccaaacaaacagacaaaattgtcatgttggaagtgtgggaaacctagtcatttaaagagggattgccgggtgttcaaaggaaagaacaaggctggtctaagtgggtctaatgatcctgaaaagcaacaaggtcagattgtagtgaataattttaattcgaatacgaattcaaattatgtatcactaatatctgatacattctatgtgcaggatgatgacgttgcttggtggtttgattcgggagcaacaagtcatgtgtgcaaagatcgtcgttggttcaaggaatttagaccaatcgatgattgctctattgtgaagatgggcaatgttgcaactgaaccaattctaggattaggttgtgtgaatttagtttttacttccggaaaaattttgtatttggataatatcttatttgtacctggtattcgtaagaacttattgtctggtatggttttaaataattgtggtttcaagcaagtacttgaaagtgacaagtacatcttgtcaagacatggttcgtttgttggatttggttatcgttgtaatggaatgtttaaattaaacattgatgttccttttgttcatgaatctgtttatatggcctcgtgtagttctataactaatatgacaaaatcagaaatttggcatgctagattaggatatgttcattacaaaagattaaaagatatgtcaaaaacaagtatgattcctccttttgatatgaacattgaaaaatgcaaaacttgcatgttgaccaagatcactaggaaaccttttaaggatgttaaaagtgacactaaagtcttagaccttattcatagtgatttgtgtgatttgcatgctactccatcattaggtcataaaaaatatcttgttacttttattgatgatgcatcaaggtattgttatgtatatttattaaatacaaaagatgaagctcttgataaatttaaaatttataagaaagatgTAGAACTTCGtcaaaatgggctaatcaaaactctttgtatggataggggaggtgagtattatgatccggtttattttcaatctactggaataatacatcaaactacagctccctatataccacaacagaatggtgtagccgaaaggaagaatagaaccttgaaagaaatggtgaattccatgttatcctattcgggtttaagtgaaggattttggggtgaggctatgttgacagcctgttacttgttgaaccgaattcctaacaaaaggaataaggttaccccatatgaactttggctaaggcatatagtcaagtgtataatgggaagtctagacacttgggtgttagacacaacatggttcgagagttaatcatgcatggtgtgatatcagtggagtttgtgagaactcagcataatttggccgatcatttaaccaaagggttaagtaaagatctcgtgaaaaggtcgactgtgggattaggattaaagtccatctgaaatctcttatgttaagatacccaattcccatctaatatgacattaggtgctggattcaatgtggaaagcttaacatgtagagattggaacacatcatcgaaagtatcccaaaaggaaTGTGTTCGGTGCTGTGagttaaggaggttgaagtataacttctcaatggttcttttgaaaaaatgcatttgcaggtgcaagaaagaaaaggactacctatataagcatgaagtttagccgcttcaagaagctgggacttggctttgatatgcttatgaaggatagCAACATAGGCTAGTaaactagtgtcgagcaagagtaatgttataaactattgtgcaaattatcttcatgtattcattatgaatagaaagggttcaatccttagtgacaccctgatattcgaatatttgaaacgtgtaatttgctaagatgaaattcaatcgtcacgatatttcatctatgcagtagtttgttgtatgttatgactttggtgatttgatcggtaattacactaaaatgggggaggtttgttggacatttttgtgtaattgatctctttattatgttaaaataagagtgcacgcttgttttaacgtaataacgagatgttcggcttaagcaaattttggaagttacatggaagttactaaaacttccatcaacggttggaagttacatgaaagttactaaaacttccatcaacgacagtttttaaaaagaaaaaaactttcatcaaccgccaaaaaccacctattctttaatcataaataatcattctggttcagaaagcataacgggtgacaaaacatacaagaccaaaacaaaattcttgaattataatcttctgattttatccgattgaacaattttggttgaaccccgaaatttgattcaatctgaaagtgttatacacgacttcagatttatccagtattatctcaattttcaaattaaccaacatgtatcataattatttaacatttttttagttttgttctttagtaaattatttttttcactaaccATTTGTTACATGCTTTGCCATAAGCAGGGTGACCAAATTCATGTGGTTTGTAAGCGAGACCAACTCAAGTCTTGGAAGCCAATTTTGAAAGAGAATTGTACTTATATGATGCACAATTTTAAAGTGGTCGGTCAATACAGAATTTGTGCACACCCGTATAAATTGATCTTTATTGGAGTGACTGTTATTAGAAAGACTGATTTGGTTGATGTGCCTTTAAAaacacataattttattaaatttgtcgATGTCATTAGCGATAACTTTGAGCGCGGTTTGTTGGTTGGGGAGTGCAGCTATTCTTCAGCCCCTCATTTTTAAATCCCTTTTGCAAATATATAAAAGtcatctttttataaaatgtttttcatttctatGATTGTTTAGATATTATTTGTGTAGTTGATGAGCTGATCTTCCAATAGATTTCACTAGAGAATACGAGAGTTGTTTTTAAACTAAAAGACTTGAGGTtgtattatttagtttattccTACATTTCAAATTGTGGTTTCTACATGCTACACTCCATTGACaatgtatatatgtttttaaactACATAATATATGATTGagtgatatatttttatgagtaatttaaatttacattcaTCTTGAATTATCTAATTTTGCTCTTAATGTCATTTGTTTATAATAATGAacaatttgttttcaaattatttattataacaatttataaattgatcatatatgagaattttatgattaactaacaatataatttgtgcgcattatttatttattaaactagAGTTGAAAAGGGTAACATCATTAaagtttataagttattttcattcatttatttaatcaataaattGTTGGTTCAATTATATGacataatttatcatatattattgACACATCACTTGGATAATaacaaaatgagaattttgaaaataaaaagagaaataggACATCATGATAAATATATGAAACATGACATACCACGTACGCGTaatagctagtgttgtgtgaaGTATAGTACAAATACATATGTccatttttaaaagtaatagaAAGAATCCAACTATTTTTATACaacaaaaattagtttaaaaatgattattttatactttttattacaatttttttttctttttggcattttttttttactttttaatctaagtacaatatcaatactaaaaaaaaaacgaagCACAGGGGAGCTACCTATGCGAATGCCCGGGTAACTTACTAGTTTTAAGTAAAGACATTGcccaccaacaaaaaggaatgaTCGTGCAGTGTTGTTGCTTGGCAActtcaaatgaaaaaagaataaaaccaTTCAATTCTTGTAGGCAGTCCAAGTAAACCACAATtgcaacctttttttttttttttgaacaacaACAATTGCAACTTAAAACtacattataatatttatccattcataagaaacaaaaaatgcaGAAGCAAGCAAAACGAAAGCTCATCTAATCGGTATTAAGATTTTCCTAGCTATTTTAAGAAATGAAGGGGGAGATAACGACTCAACAAAAATGGGGTGCCAGGGAAGGCATCATAACAATTGTATCTTACTGATTTTTCTCATTTCATCGTATCTAAAATCTTAAATCTTCTATAATTGAGACATACACCATATCatgtaaaaacaaaagaaaattttcaagtgagaaaagataagtaaagaaagtatatatatcacAGCTCAGTATAATGCAGAATCACCTAGTTTCCCCTCTGCCATGGAGAAGGGAATGAGGTGAATTAGCAAAGGAAAGAAAACTAGACTCCATGTCTCTATTTCCAAAATTGGAGCCTGAACTCATCTTATCAAAGGATGAAGATGCAAGTGAGTGCAAGAACTCATCAAACCCCTCATGGTGACTTATATCCCCTGGCTTTTTCAAGTCCTCTGGCACCTCAACTTCCCCATCCAAATACCTCACCACTTGCCTCATGCTAGGCCTAGTAACAGGCACATCATTTGAGCACATCAACCCCAATTTCAGCACCACTATCACCTCCTTCTCATCAAAATAGACATTTAGTTTTGGGTCCACCAAATCAAGTATTCTCCCTTGTTTGTACTTTTCCCACACCCAATCCACCAACACCAACTCTTCTGGCAATGCCTTAGGCTCGATCGGCCTGCGCCCGCAAGCCACCTCAAGCAATAGTGCCCCAAATGCAAAAACATCTGAGCTTGTTGTTGCCTTTCCTGTTCTAGGCAACTCAGGTGCCAAGTAGCCTAATGTACCCACCACTCTTGTGGTGCTTGGGTTAGCCCCGTGTTCATACAATCTTGCTAATCCAAAATCACCTAATCTTCCATTAAGCTCAAAATCTAGCAGCACATTGCTAGCTTTCACATCTCTATGTATCACCACTTGCTCATAGCCCTCGTGTAGATACAAAAGAGCTGAAGCTACACCCTTTATGATCTTGAACCTGTGCTCCCAATTTAGGATAATCTTTGGCTCATCAAACAAGTACTTGTCCAAGCTCCCATTGGCCATGAAATCATACACAAGCAAGAGGTCGCCCCGGCGGCGACACCAGCCGAGCAATTGAACCAAATTCCGGTGGCGAAGCCGGCCTATGCTGGCGATTTCTGACACGAATTCCCTAAGGCCCTGCTTGGATTCGTGCGAAACTCGTTTCACGGCTACTTGGATCTTGGAATTTGGCAATGTTCCTTTGTAAACTCTGCCAAAACCACCCTGCCCAAGAAGTTCTTTGTCCTTGAAACCTCTAGTGGCCTTCTTGAGCTCTTGGTAGGAGTACCTATGTGGCCCAATTTCAAGCTCCCATGCTTCAATCACATCAGCATTCTTGATTTTTCTGTAGAAGTAAATGCCAATAGAGATGGCTAATAACACAATAACAAAAACTGAGACAGAAACCCCAATTATCAAAGATGTTTGTTTCTTCTTTGGCTGAGGAAGCTGTGGGAGAGAAGAGAGATCAAGGGGTGGTGCTGGACCATTGATTTTAAAGCTCCAACCCAAGATGTAATGAGAGCTAGCAAGCAAACCAGTTGATGCAGAGAACCCAACATACATAATATCATGAAAAACGGGTGAAAGATCCACATTAAAGGTTAAGAGTGGGGTTTTGGGCTTGGATGAATTTGGAGAAAGTGCAACACTTATAAGATTCAATTGAGAATCATAATCAACCCAAGCTAGAATCGGTTTCCCACTTTTGAGAGTGAGACCAACCAAACTAACATTGGCAGAAGCATTGGACTGCATGCTATTGATGTCTATTCCAACATGGTTGTCATTAATGTCCCCAAACTCAAAGTCTTGCACAGTGTCAAACTCAACAGCAAAGATGTGGTTGGAGATGTTACCATTATCACTTGAATTAAGGAGGCCAAGGTACTGGCTAGGTAGAGCCTTGAGATCCTTAGAAGTTGCTATTGTGAAAGCTAAGCCATGGCCACCTAGCTTGGGGTACTCAGGGACAATAGCTAGagcaaaagaggaagaaaaggaGAGAACTTTACCACTTGTGGAGTTCTTTAGTTGAAAAGGTGATGGGTAAAAAGCATGACCCATTAACCTGCTGGAGTCATTTGTCAATTTGAGTATTCCATTATGTTCTATTTTAGCCACCCCATTCATGGTTAGGTTGCTAGCACCAACATCCTTGAATCCAGCATAGAGAAGCTGGTCAACTTGGCATGAAACTGGGATCAAAAGGAGCACCGTAAgagataaaattttcaaaagggTAGCCATGATGAACAAGAAAATAGATGGAAATCAGAAAGACAAGAAGAAGAGTTTGAGATATGACAAAGTTGATGGAAGTGTGGTGTAAAATGAGATAAGAACAAGCATAataggttgttgttgttgaatagAGAAAAGGTTGGTGAGATAGATCttgaaggaagaaagagatgaggGTGGCTAAAGAGTAAAGAGGAATGATATGAATTATGAAATGAAAAAAGCACACGATGAATGGTTCACATGGGTAAGAAGTTATAGAGGAGAGAGTGAAAGCGAAAGCGTTACACAAGAATTCAAAAAAGTCTACCCTTCCAATAAAGGGAACAAAAATGCACGTAGTTTTGTGAGAAATAATGTTGTATAGAACTTTTTCTGGTGTATTTTAGCAAAACTAAATAATGCTGCTTTAATTTTGTGAACTTATGAGTTAAATAgatactattattttataaaatatattatatattctaattttattagttttatttcttatttgttaagttttacataattataactaaatatatataattatattatatatttaattttacaactTAGATCGCATGGTCCTGAATTAGTTATGAGATAAGACACGGAACATCCATCCCTCTCTTAAACTCCTGAACTGAAAGGGAAACATGTTGAGAGTGACATGTGCACTTTTATTTTCGAGGCTTTGCAATTTGGAAAAATATGATGAACCTATCAAACTCATTTTTTGTGGTGTATAAAGTGGAAATgaactaataaagaaaataaatgtggTGATgaattgataataattaaaaatgaaaatcgtGTTTCTTAATCTAGCCGATTTAGTAGAAAGTCTAGATGGAAGACTTGGCAAAAATACAAGATAAGTGGGGGAATTGGGCACCACTGCCTTTGGCtgcttcttataattttaaatcctcTATTTCGTACTGTCATTTTCAATGCCAAGCTAGTGCAAAATTCTAATGAACGCTGACTTGGATGCTTCTTTTAATTCCCATTCTCTAATTCGTACTTGTCATCTTTAATGGTAACAAGATTACTGCACTGTCTCgagagaaagagatggattttttttaaaaaaaatatatttatatatttctcttcatttgtttaaatatgtatttatttttataaaaaaaattctcgtcacttttattagattttattttgtgtCTTTTCTTTAGATATTTCTCTTTAAACAATAATGGATCCATGATTCATTTTGGCtcattgtagtttttttttatgagtatatatttgttatataattttataattggtgaaaaatataaattaataaaataatcagaTGTTTATAATAGTTATACAGTACCATAAGTGTATATGATAAGGATGaaattatatcaatataattgaaataattattacatcatttaataattttatatagaaTGTGATCTAGCTTTATcgatcaaaatattaaattatatttgtatattattaaGATTGTATGGATTAATTTTTGTCAAAGTTGAACATCGatccatattttaatatattttgaaaatttttattttaatctatataaatgagataataaatatttttttcattaatatgaaattttatcatttgatcTATGTGAAAGGAATGATATAGACAATCCTGTATGAGAAGATTTTCTGGTCACAAAGGTTAATTGAATAGTtgtaatgtttttaatatttagaggattaagttgaattttttagtatttaacaGAACAAATTGAACTCTtgattataataaaaagaagaattgtataattaaaaaaaaaattgaaccacTTGCTCCATGGTTATGCTGAGATGAAATGAGAAAACAAGATTTTTATTGGTGGCTCTAATGAGTTTGAACGGATTATTTGCTTCTTGATTATCTATATTCTTATTGAACCAATATGTACTTGTCCTGCGTCAAATCTTATCATGTTTATCTAAaacgagataaaaaaaaagataccaaCTATTTTCAACTGTCGTCATT
This window harbors:
- the LOC100784346 gene encoding L-type lectin-domain containing receptor kinase S.4 — translated: MATLLKILSLTVLLLIPVSCQVDQLLYAGFKDVGASNLTMNGVAKIEHNGILKLTNDSSRLMGHAFYPSPFQLKNSTSGKVLSFSSSFALAIVPEYPKLGGHGLAFTIATSKDLKALPSQYLGLLNSSDNGNISNHIFAVEFDTVQDFEFGDINDNHVGIDINSMQSNASANVSLVGLTLKSGKPILAWVDYDSQLNLISVALSPNSSKPKTPLLTFNVDLSPVFHDIMYVGFSASTGLLASSHYILGWSFKINGPAPPLDLSSLPQLPQPKKKQTSLIIGVSVSVFVIVLLAISIGIYFYRKIKNADVIEAWELEIGPHRYSYQELKKATRGFKDKELLGQGGFGRVYKGTLPNSKIQVAVKRVSHESKQGLREFVSEIASIGRLRHRNLVQLLGWCRRRGDLLLVYDFMANGSLDKYLFDEPKIILNWEHRFKIIKGVASALLYLHEGYEQVVIHRDVKASNVLLDFELNGRLGDFGLARLYEHGANPSTTRVVGTLGYLAPELPRTGKATTSSDVFAFGALLLEVACGRRPIEPKALPEELVLVDWVWEKYKQGRILDLVDPKLNVYFDEKEVIVVLKLGLMCSNDVPVTRPSMRQVVRYLDGEVEVPEDLKKPGDISHHEGFDEFLHSLASSSFDKMSSGSNFGNRDMESSFLSFANSPHSLLHGRGETR